The following nucleotide sequence is from Embleya scabrispora.
GTGGCCGACGGCCGCAGGTTACGCCGCCCCGGGGCCCGCTTCCGATCGCCGTCCCGACATGCGCGGCGCGGGGGGCCGGGTGCCTCCGGCCCGGGTGTGGGGGTGTGGCGCCGGTTCAGGCCGCCACCGGTGCCGCCGATCCCGCCAGCCGTTCGGTCGCGCGAGCGATACGCGCCGACGCGAGCCCGTCCCCGTACGGGCTGTCCGTCTCGGCCAACCGAGCCAGCCGCTTCCCGGAGTCGGCCAGCCACGACCGCGCCGTGTCGCCCAACTCCGGACCGGGCCGGACCAGCACCGCGAAGCCCGCGTCGATCGCCTCCGGACGCTCGGTGGAGCGACGCACCACCAGCAGCGGCCGGCCCAGCACCGTGCACTCCTCCTGGATGCCGCCCGAGTCGGAGACCAGCAGCGCGGCATGCCGGGCCAGCGCCAGGAACTCGCCGTAGCCCACCGGCTCGACGGCGGTGATCCGGCCGAGCAGCGCGGCCAGGCCGAACCGGTCGACGGCGGCGCGGGTACGCGGATGCATCGGGAACAGCACCGGCGTGCCGGCCCGGGCGATGGCGTCGAGCTCGGTCAGCACGGCCCGCAGCGCCTCGGCGGTGTCGGTGTTCTCGGGGCGGTGCACGGTGGCCAGGACGTAGCCGTCGGGCCGCAGACCGTACCCGGCCAGCAGCGCGGCCCGCGCGGCCCGCGCGGGAAGTCGGCGCCGGACCACCTCGACCACGGTGTTGCCGGTGATCTCGATGCGGCTCTCGTCGACCGACTCGGCGCGCAGGTTGGCCGCGTTGGTGGCGGTGGCGGCGCACAGGACGTCGGCGACGTGGTCGACCATGACCCGGTTGTGCTCCTCGGGCATCGCCCGGTCGAAGCTGCGCAGCCCGGCCTCGACGTGGACGAGCGGGATGTCGCGGGCGTTGGCCGCCAGCGCGCCGGCGAGGGTGGCGTTGGTGTCGCCCTGGACGATCACCGCGACCGGCCGCCGCTCGGCGAAGGCGTCGTCGAGCTGGTCCAGCGAGTGGGCGATCTGCCCGGCGCGCGGACGCCCGCCGACACCGGTCAGCAGTTCGGGGCGGGGCAGGTCCAGATCGCGCAGGAAACGCCCGGACATCGCCTCGTCCCAGTGCTGGCCGGTGTGCACCAGCCGGGCGGCGGGGCCGAGTTCGTGGATCAGCGGGGCGAGCTTGACCAGTTCGGGGCGGGTGCCGAGGACGACGGCGACACTGGCGGCGGGCAGGCGGGGCACGTTCACGTACGAATCTCCGAGCCGGGGAGCGGGGGTGGCGAGGGGGTCGGGGTCAGGCTTCGAGCGCGGTGGGTACGCCCGCGAGTTCGACCTCGGCATTGCGCCGGGTCTTGGCCCAACCGTTGCGGCCGCGCGCGAGCCGGATCGCGGCCCGGGTGGCGACCACGAACAGGTGGTAGGTGTACAGCCACATCAGGACGCCCCACCCCAGTCCGGTGAGCCATCCGCGGTCGGCGTGCACCTGTTTGCGATAGGCCAGACCCCACGCCACCATCGGTACCGCGGCAAGGACGAACGCGGCGGCCATCACCGGCCCGAAGCGGAACTGGAAGTCGGCCGTCTCGTCGGGGAACACGATCAGCCCCACCCCGGTGATCGCCAGCGACAGCGGCGTGAGCAGCACGAGCAGGACACACACCAGCGGCTGGAGGAAGGTGTAGAGCACCTCGGCCTTGCCCGACCAGCGGTAGTGCGGGGACGCCAGCACCCGCCGCGTGTAGCGCAGGCACTGGAGGTTGCCCTGGGCCCAGCGGGTGCGCTGGGCCAGGAAGCGGCGGGAGGAGGGCAGTCCCTCCTGGGAGACCTGCGCCTCGGCGACGTGGGTGAGCCGCCAGCCGGCCAGACGCAGTTCGAGGCCGGATTCGTAGTCCTCGAGCAGCGCGCGCTCGGGCCACGGCCGACCGTCGTCGCCGGCGAGCGAGTCGAGGGCGCTGAGCCGGACGAACTGACCGTTGCCGCCCAGTCCGACACTGCCGGTACGCCGGCGCAGCAGTTGCATGCCGGTGTTGTTGGCGCGGAACTCGATGTCCTGCATGCGGACCAGGAGCCGGGCCCGGGCGTTGGCGAACCGGCCGCGCTCGGGCAGCGGACGCGGGTCGTCGACGTTGCGCATGCGTACGCCGATCTGTACGGCGCCGGTGTCGGGGCGGCCCATCGCCTTGTCGGTGCAGACCATCGCGAGGGCGCCGGGGTCGAGCCGGCCGTCGGCGTCGATCACGCCGACGATCATCCGCGCGGGATCCGCGTCGGCGGGGAGCCGGGCGCGGATCTCGCGGTAGGCGGCGTTGAGCGCGGCGCCCTTGCCGATGCGGGCGTCCGGGCGCCGGCGGCGGACCAGGTGCACCCGCTCGTCGTGTTCGGCGGCGGCCAGGACCAGTTCGGCGGTGCGGTCGTCGCTGTGGTCGTCGACGATCCACAGGTGCGCGTGCGGGGCGGCGCGACGCAGGCCGGCGAGGGTCTGCGCGACCACGGCCTCCTCGTCGCGGCAGGGGACGACCAGGTGCCATTCGAAGGCGGTCGGGTCGCCGGGATCGGCCGGCCGGTTGTGCCGGAAGGCGTGCCGGGTGCCGGCCCAATAGACGAGGAAGCGGCCGAACACCAACAGCATGTAGACGAGCAGGCCGAGGGACAGCGCGGTGGCCGCCCAGAGAATGCCGGTCTGGTGGGCCAGGACGTACTCACGCACAGCGCCGGGGATGAAACTACCTCCAGTTCGAATCCAAGGCACATGTGCTCACGTGGTTGTCATTCGGTGCACAAAACGCCTCACGCACCATCGAATCTAAGGCAAATTCGGACAATTTCCAACCCGAAAGCCACGTGGCGCGCCTCACCTCGACCGATCCACGGGCGCCGGCACCCGCCCGACACGCGTGCCGACGCCCTCCAACGCCCCCCGACACACCAACCCTCGCCGCGCGCCCGGAGACAGGGGAACGGCCGCCCGACGGGTTAGTTTCGTCCCATGAGACGACCCGTCGGGTCCGGTTCACATCCCCTGGTTCGGCGTGATGCGGCGGCGCCTCCGCGTCTCGGCCCGACCGGGGCACGGGCGGAGTGGGCGGAGCCCGGGGAGCGACGGCGGATCCTCGGATGGACCCTCGCCTGCGCGTGCTCGATCGCCGTGTATCTGTATGTGCGACACCTCAGCCACCCGTCCATGGTCGACCTCGTCGTCTACCGCGCCGAGGGGCTGGCGGTGCGCGAGGGGCTCGACCTGTACGGCCCGCTGAACACCCCGCACGGCCTCGCCGCCACCTATCCGCCGTTCGCCGCGCTGCTGTTCGTGCCGTTCACCTACCTGCCGCTGCGGGTGCTGCTCGGGGTCGGCGTCGCGGTGAACCTGCTGCTCGTCGCGGTCGTGGTGCGTTTGTCGATGCGGCTGGTGGATCCCGGGGGGCGGCTGGGGCCGGCGGTGGTGCCGGCGGCCACGACGTTCGCCATCTGGTTCGAGCCGGTGTTCACGACCATGCGGTACGGGCAGGTCAATCTCGCCGTGGCGGCCATGGTCCTGTGGGACTTCACCCGGCCGCGCGGGGCTGCGCTGCGCGGGGTGGTGCTCGGAATCGCGACCGGGATCAAGGTCACCCCGGCGGTGTTCGTCGTGTACCTCCTGCTCACCGGTCGGCGTCGCGAGGCGGGCACGGCGCTGGCGACGGCGGCGGCGACCGTGGCCTTGTCGGCGATGGTGCTGCCGGCGGCCACCCGACGATTCTGGACCGACCTGGTCTTCGATCCGGATCGGGTCGGGCGGCTGGAGAACGCCGCGAACCAGTCGATCCGCGGCCTGCTCACCCGGCTCGCCGGCACCCGCGACCTCGACCTCGGCTGGACCGCGGGAATCGTCGTGCCGAGCCTGATCGGCCTGTGCTGCACGCTGATCGCGTACCGGCGGCGCGGGGACGCTTGGGGCCTGCCCGCGTGCGCGGTGACCGGGTTGCTGGCCAGTCCGATCTCGTGGACCCACCACTGGGTGTGGTGCGTACCCATCGCCCTGCTGCTGTGGACCACCCTGCACGGCCCGCACACCCGGGCGCACACCGCGCTGTTCGCCGGTCTCCTGGTCTTCCCGAGCTTCCTGGTCTGGTCGGTGCCGCACCTGCCCGGCCAGGAGTGGCACATGACGGATCTCGAACTGCTCCGCTCGTCCTGCTACGTGGCGTACGGCCTGGCCTTCGCACTGGTGGCGGCCCGCCCGAGCCGGGTACGACCGACGCGCGCACCGCGCCCCGCGGCCGAGTCGACTGCCCGGATCCGGCAATGACCCGCACGTGGGACAAGCCCTATGTGTTGCGCCTGGACTGCAATCGCGCCGCCTCGACCACGCTCGACGACTCGTCATGGTTGCCGGAGCGGGTGTCGGCGGCTGGGGGCGCATTAGGGTGGCGTCATGGTGAAGCGTGGGCCGTATGGGAAGGGTGAGGCCAAGCGGCGGGAGATTCTTCGGGTTGCGTTGGAGGTCTTTGCCGAGGAGGGGTATCGGGGGACCTCGCTGCGCAAGGTGGCGGCGCGGTGTGATCTGAGTCTGCCGGGGTTGATGCACTACTTCGCGTCCAAGGAAGACCTGTTGACGCAGGTGCTTCGGGCTCGGGACGAGGAGAACGGGCGGCTCTGGAACGAGTACGAGGGGCCCGATCCGCATCTGGAGATCGTGCGTGCGGGGGCGCGGGCGGCCGGGTTGATCGAGTTGTTCGTGTCGATGGCGGCGGCCGGCAGCGATCCGGAGCATCCGGCGCACGTGTTCTTCGCCGAGCGTTATCCGCGGGTGCGCGGGCAGATCCGGGAGTTCTTGGCCCGGCAGGCGCGCAACGGCGTGATCGAGAGCACGATTCCGCCGGAGCGGCTGGCGGCGCTGGTGCTCGCGGTGGCCGACGGCATCCAGTTGCAGTGGCTCAACGACCGTTCGGTGGACATGGAGCAGGCGCTCGAGGACCTGTTGGAACTGATCGCGCCGCCACGCCCCGAATAGCCCGCGCGTCTGGGGCAGGGGTGGGCGGAGAGCCCACGGGGAAGGGGCCCGCCGCCCACCCGACTCGCCGCCCTCAGCCGACGGGGGCGGCCACGCGGTCGGCGAGTTCCGCGAGTTGGTCGTGGGGGATGATGCCGCCGGCGAAGTCGGCGATCACCTCCAGCGGGACGCCCTGCGCGGCGCGCAGCAACATCGGGTCGTCCGCCAGGCGTGCCGCGATCGCGTGCTCGGTCGCGGCCAGGCATTCCAGGAGCAGCGGGCCGCCGACGGGGTGGGCCAGCCATTCGCCGAGCGTGCTGCGCAGGTCCAGGCCGGTGCGCGAGGAGTCCTCGACGTCGACCTCGACGGTCAGGCGCACGTCCCGTGAGGACGCCGCGGCCTCGATCCGGTAGGTGCCGCCCTCCACCCGCCAACCGTCCTCGCGCACGCTGTAGTAGGCGAGGTCGGTCCGGGCGAAGGACACCACCACCTCGCGGCTCTCGCCCGCCTCCAGCCGCACCGAGGCGAAGCCGCGCAACTCGCGGACCGGACGCTCCACTCGGGACCCCGCCGGCGCGGCCGAGTAGATCTGTACGACCTCGCGCCCGGCCCGGTCGCCGATGTTGGTCACGGTGACCCGGACGGTGAACTCGGCACCCTCGGCGGTGCTCTCCACGCGCAGGTCGCCGTAGTCGAACGTGGTGTAGGACAGGCCGTGCCCGAACGGGAAGGCGACCTCGCGGCGGGCGGCGTCGTAACCCCGGTAGCCGACGAAGATGCCCTCGGCGTAGCGCACATGGCCCTCGGAGCCGGGGAAGGACAGGAAGCTCGGCGCGTCCTCCAGGCGCAGCGGCACGGTCTCGGCGAGCTTGCCGGAGGGGTTGACCGCGCCGAACAGCACCCGGGCGAGGGCGCCGCCGCCGGCCTGTCCGAGCAGGAAGCCCTCGACCAGCGCGGGCACCCGGTCGTGCCAGGGGGCCGTGCGCACCACGCCGCCGTTGGACAGCACCACCACCACCTGCGGATTGACCGTCAAAACCCGGTCGAGCAACGCGAGTTGGTCTGCGGGCAGGTCGATGTGCTCGCGGTCGAAGCCCTCCGATTCGTCCTGGCGGGCCAGGCCGAGGAAGAGTACGACGGTGTCGCTCGCGGCGGCCACGCGCACCGCCTCGTCGGCCAACACGGCCGGATCGGCGTCGGGTTCGGGACCGTCCGGCAGCGGGTATCCGGCGGCGAACTCGACCCGGGCGCCGTCGGCCAGCGCGCGCAGCCGGTCCAGCGGTACGTCCACCCGGGTCGGCGTCACCTGGGAGCTGCCGCCGCCCTGGAAGCGCGGGGTGCGGGCCAGTTCGCCGAGCACCGCGATACGGCCCGCGGTCGGGTCCAGGGGCAGCAGGCCGCCGTCGTTGCGCAGCAACACCACGCAGTTGTCGGCGGCTTCGCCGGCGAGGCGGTGGTGGTCGTCGTAGGGCGCGGTCGAGCCGTCGCCGGCCGGCCGGGCACCCCGGTGGGCGAAGCGGATCAGCCGGGCGACCGAGCGGTCCAGTACGGCCTCGTCCAACTCGCCGGAGTCGACCGCGGCGACCACCTCGCGGTCGGTGCGGCCGCCGGTCGGGGGCATTTCCAGGTCGAGGCCGGCGCGCAGCGCGGCGACCCGGTCGCGGACCGCTCCCCAGTCGGACATCACCAGGCCCTCGTAGCCCCACTCGGCGCGCAGGATGTCGGTGAGCAGCCGGGTGTTCTCGGACAGGGTCACGCCGTTGACGCCGTTGTACGCGCACATCACCGCCCACGGATCGTCGTCGCGGACGATGCGTTCGAAGGCGCGCAGGTAGATCTCGCGCAGCGGGCGCTCGTCGATGTCCGCGCTGACCCGCATACGTTCGGTTTCCTGGTTGTTGGCCGCGTAGTGCTTCAGGGTGGCTCCGACACCGGCGTCCTGGAGGCCGCGCACCATCGCGCCGCCGAGCGCGGCGGAGTGGACGGGATCCTCGGAGAAGTACTCGAAGTTGCGTCCGCACAGCGGCGATCGTTTGATGTTGATGCCGGGTCCCAGCAGTACCCCGATGCCGTGCGCGGCGGCCTCGACGGCGATCGCGCCGGCGACGCGGTGGGCGAGTTCGACGTCCCAGCTGCTGCCCAGGGCGACGGCGGGCGGGTAGCACGTCGCGGGGGCGGCGGGGCGCAGGTCGAGCTGTCCGTTCTGCGGGTCCTCGCTCTGGAGCCGCAGTCCGTGCGGGCCGTCGGACATGGTGACCGACGGGATGCCGGCCGCGTCGAGCCCCTTGGTGGTCATCTGTCCCGCACCGCTGGTCAGCGCGGCCTTGTCGGCGAGGGTGAGGTCGTGCTCCACCAGGCGACTCCGATCGATGGCTCCGTGGGCGGGCCGGGGAGGGCACCGCCCGGTTCGAAAACCATAAGGTGATCGGTTTTCATGGTCAAGGGTGCCCGAAAAGGGCGTCGGAATCCGCGTCCGACAAACGGCGACGACGCAACCGGGACCGGTCCCGTCGTCGGGACCGGTCCCGGGAACCGCCCTTCTCGGTGGCGCCGTTCCTCGGCATCGGCCGGTGGCGCTATTCCTCGGTGACGCGGACCGCGCCGGAGGGGCACAGGTCGGCCGCCTGGCGGGCGGCGCGGTGGGCGCGGGGTTCGGGGTGCGGCGTCAGTACGGTGACGAGGCCGTCGTCGTCCTGGTCGAAGAGTTCGGGTGCGGTCAACGCGCACAGGCCCGCGCCGACGCAGACATTCCGGTCGCCGCTCACCCGCAGCGCGACCCGTTCCGGGGCGGTCACCAGGTCACCGGGAGTTCGTTGACGCCCTGGATCGAGGCACCCGGCCGCAGTTTCAGGTCCTCGACCGGGACGGCGAGCCGCAGCGTCGGCACCCGGTCGAACAACGCGGCGATGACCACTTCGAGTTCGAGGCGGGCCAGGTTCTGGCCGAGGCACTGATGGATGCCGTAGCCGAAGGCGAGATGGTGGCGCGCCGAGCGCCGGATGTCGAAGGTGTCCGGATCCTCGAAGACCGAACCGTCCCGGTTGACGATGGAGTTGGCCACGATCACGCCGTCGCCCGCGCGGATCAGTTGTCCGTCGATCTCGATGTCGGCGACGGCCACGCGCCCGCCCGCGATGTCGGCGATGGCGAGGTAGCGCAACAACTCCTCGACCGCGCCCGGGATCAGGGTGGGATCGGCGCGCAGGGCGGCGTGTTGCTCGGGATGTTCGAGGAGGGTGATCACGCCGAGCGAGGTCATCGACGCGGTGGTCTCATGGCCGGCCACGAGCAACAGGACGGCCGTGTCCACCAGTTCGTCGCGGTCGAGCGCGCCCTTCGCCACGTACTCGGTCACCATGTGGGACAGCAGGCCCGGACCGGGGTCTTGTTCGAATCGGGCGATCAGTCCGCCGAGGTAGTCCTCCAGCAGGTCGCGCGCGGCCACCGCCTCCGGCCCGTCCACGGCCTGGAGTATGCGCCTGCTCGCGTCCTGGAACAGGTCGTGATCGGCGTACGGGACGCCGAGCAACTCGCAGATCACCATGGAGGGAACGGGTAAGGACAGCCGGGTGACCAGGTCGGCCGGCGGACCGTCGGCGATCAGGTCGTCGATCGCGGCATGCACGATCCGCTCCACGTCCGGGCGCATGTCCTTGATCCGCCGGACGGTGAACTCGCTGATGGTCATCCGCCGGCGCGGTCCGTGTTCGGGCGGGTCCAAGGCGAGGAAGCCCGGCTTGCGGTTGCGCAGCGCGTACAGCCGGGGTGAGGTCAGGGGGAAGTCGGGGTTCGCGCGATTCGAGGACAGCCGGGGGTCGGCCAATAGGGCGCGGGCCGCCTCGTACCGGGTCACCACCCACGCCGGGCGGCCGTCGTACAGGGTCACTCGACGCAGCGAACTCGACGCGTCGCGCAGCGCGTTGTAGGAGTCCGGCAGTCGGTAGGGACAGGTGCGGTCGCTCGGGAAGGCGGGGGCCTCGTCGGGGCCGGCCCCGGCCGGGAAGGTCGAGGATTCGTCGGTGGGGAAGGTCGCAGCGGTCTCGGTCATCGATCCCCTCGCAGCCTT
It contains:
- the wecB gene encoding non-hydrolyzing UDP-N-acetylglucosamine 2-epimerase, which produces MNVPRLPAASVAVVLGTRPELVKLAPLIHELGPAARLVHTGQHWDEAMSGRFLRDLDLPRPELLTGVGGRPRAGQIAHSLDQLDDAFAERRPVAVIVQGDTNATLAGALAANARDIPLVHVEAGLRSFDRAMPEEHNRVMVDHVADVLCAATATNAANLRAESVDESRIEITGNTVVEVVRRRLPARAARAALLAGYGLRPDGYVLATVHRPENTDTAEALRAVLTELDAIARAGTPVLFPMHPRTRAAVDRFGLAALLGRITAVEPVGYGEFLALARHAALLVSDSGGIQEECTVLGRPLLVVRRSTERPEAIDAGFAVLVRPGPELGDTARSWLADSGKRLARLAETDSPYGDGLASARIARATERLAGSAAPVAA
- a CDS encoding glycosyltransferase, with the protein product MREYVLAHQTGILWAATALSLGLLVYMLLVFGRFLVYWAGTRHAFRHNRPADPGDPTAFEWHLVVPCRDEEAVVAQTLAGLRRAAPHAHLWIVDDHSDDRTAELVLAAAEHDERVHLVRRRRPDARIGKGAALNAAYREIRARLPADADPARMIVGVIDADGRLDPGALAMVCTDKAMGRPDTGAVQIGVRMRNVDDPRPLPERGRFANARARLLVRMQDIEFRANNTGMQLLRRRTGSVGLGGNGQFVRLSALDSLAGDDGRPWPERALLEDYESGLELRLAGWRLTHVAEAQVSQEGLPSSRRFLAQRTRWAQGNLQCLRYTRRVLASPHYRWSGKAEVLYTFLQPLVCVLLVLLTPLSLAITGVGLIVFPDETADFQFRFGPVMAAAFVLAAVPMVAWGLAYRKQVHADRGWLTGLGWGVLMWLYTYHLFVVATRAAIRLARGRNGWAKTRRNAEVELAGVPTALEA
- a CDS encoding glycosyltransferase 87 family protein, with product MVDLVVYRAEGLAVREGLDLYGPLNTPHGLAATYPPFAALLFVPFTYLPLRVLLGVGVAVNLLLVAVVVRLSMRLVDPGGRLGPAVVPAATTFAIWFEPVFTTMRYGQVNLAVAAMVLWDFTRPRGAALRGVVLGIATGIKVTPAVFVVYLLLTGRRREAGTALATAAATVALSAMVLPAATRRFWTDLVFDPDRVGRLENAANQSIRGLLTRLAGTRDLDLGWTAGIVVPSLIGLCCTLIAYRRRGDAWGLPACAVTGLLASPISWTHHWVWCVPIALLLWTTLHGPHTRAHTALFAGLLVFPSFLVWSVPHLPGQEWHMTDLELLRSSCYVAYGLAFALVAARPSRVRPTRAPRPAAESTARIRQ
- a CDS encoding TetR/AcrR family transcriptional regulator, which codes for MVKRGPYGKGEAKRREILRVALEVFAEEGYRGTSLRKVAARCDLSLPGLMHYFASKEDLLTQVLRARDEENGRLWNEYEGPDPHLEIVRAGARAAGLIELFVSMAAAGSDPEHPAHVFFAERYPRVRGQIREFLARQARNGVIESTIPPERLAALVLAVADGIQLQWLNDRSVDMEQALEDLLELIAPPRPE
- a CDS encoding beta-glucosidase yields the protein MEHDLTLADKAALTSGAGQMTTKGLDAAGIPSVTMSDGPHGLRLQSEDPQNGQLDLRPAAPATCYPPAVALGSSWDVELAHRVAGAIAVEAAAHGIGVLLGPGINIKRSPLCGRNFEYFSEDPVHSAALGGAMVRGLQDAGVGATLKHYAANNQETERMRVSADIDERPLREIYLRAFERIVRDDDPWAVMCAYNGVNGVTLSENTRLLTDILRAEWGYEGLVMSDWGAVRDRVAALRAGLDLEMPPTGGRTDREVVAAVDSGELDEAVLDRSVARLIRFAHRGARPAGDGSTAPYDDHHRLAGEAADNCVVLLRNDGGLLPLDPTAGRIAVLGELARTPRFQGGGSSQVTPTRVDVPLDRLRALADGARVEFAAGYPLPDGPEPDADPAVLADEAVRVAAASDTVVLFLGLARQDESEGFDREHIDLPADQLALLDRVLTVNPQVVVVLSNGGVVRTAPWHDRVPALVEGFLLGQAGGGALARVLFGAVNPSGKLAETVPLRLEDAPSFLSFPGSEGHVRYAEGIFVGYRGYDAARREVAFPFGHGLSYTTFDYGDLRVESTAEGAEFTVRVTVTNIGDRAGREVVQIYSAAPAGSRVERPVRELRGFASVRLEAGESREVVVSFARTDLAYYSVREDGWRVEGGTYRIEAAASSRDVRLTVEVDVEDSSRTGLDLRSTLGEWLAHPVGGPLLLECLAATEHAIAARLADDPMLLRAAQGVPLEVIADFAGGIIPHDQLAELADRVAAPVG
- a CDS encoding ferredoxin, giving the protein MRVSGDRNVCVGAGLCALTAPELFDQDDDGLVTVLTPHPEPRAHRAARQAADLCPSGAVRVTEE
- a CDS encoding cytochrome P450; the encoded protein is MTETAATFPTDESSTFPAGAGPDEAPAFPSDRTCPYRLPDSYNALRDASSSLRRVTLYDGRPAWVVTRYEAARALLADPRLSSNRANPDFPLTSPRLYALRNRKPGFLALDPPEHGPRRRMTISEFTVRRIKDMRPDVERIVHAAIDDLIADGPPADLVTRLSLPVPSMVICELLGVPYADHDLFQDASRRILQAVDGPEAVAARDLLEDYLGGLIARFEQDPGPGLLSHMVTEYVAKGALDRDELVDTAVLLLVAGHETTASMTSLGVITLLEHPEQHAALRADPTLIPGAVEELLRYLAIADIAGGRVAVADIEIDGQLIRAGDGVIVANSIVNRDGSVFEDPDTFDIRRSARHHLAFGYGIHQCLGQNLARLELEVVIAALFDRVPTLRLAVPVEDLKLRPGASIQGVNELPVTW